From the genome of Eublepharis macularius isolate TG4126 chromosome 4, MPM_Emac_v1.0, whole genome shotgun sequence:
TAAGATGCACATTCTTTCTACCAGAGCCAGAAGATCCCCCGCCAGTCATGATGTGAAAGACAGCAGATAGAGGAGACAGGTCAggtcagagagaaagaaaatctcCTCAAACAAAATTAAAGAAAACCATGGGTTTTTTCATTATAGGCTTTTTAGAtagggaatttgtttcattttaatgTTAATTACTATAGTTACGAAACACCCCATTTTTATAATCACtttaattaataatgaaagacaTGAACAAGTCTAATGCCTTCCATTCAATATTTTGGAATCTGTGCAGGGGAGGATCTCAATGGCTATGAATTTATGGAAAGTCCCTACATGTACATGATTTAGTCACATCTTAGATTTTTAGTGGTCTGGAAGCAAAACTTTGGTTGTTTTTAAAAGCTTCCTGACAATGACATTTTAGTGTGGAACACTAAAGGAGGCGGTTTCTTCCTGACCACAGAGTAATATCTTTTTGGTTTTGTTCTGCAAACATATAGCCCTCAGTCTTGCATTCCGAAATTGGCACGGGCTATTTGGGGCTCCCTGTGGCTGTGTCTATCACTAGTAAGAGGGACAGGGTTgacaacccccaggtggggcccacagatctcccaaaattacaactcatctccagtctacagagatcagttcccctaaacaaaatgtctgctttggagggaatctatagcattatatcctgctgaggtgcctcccctccacaaacatcaccccccacccctgagtctatgcccaaatcttcaggaatttccaatcctagagttggcaacctcaaAGCAAGCAGGTTGCTGCTAGATACAAGGGTTTGTTTCCAAAATACAGCCATTCGTTATGTCCAATTACAGCAGACCAAAGTATAGATTGCTGTTCCTATTCACAGTTTACTGCATTTCTTAATTCCACTCTTGGATCACTGCAGAGTCAACATTCGTTTTAATGATACAACACCTATTTCAGAAAGAAATCAGATTTATTTGATGAATACAAACGAGCTGATCAACACCAAGCACTTCTCATATAATAACAATGTTATGAATTCTAAATACCTTGATACATTACACTTCTACGAGACATTGAAAATTACAATGACTGTTCTAAAACATGCCCACTGAGAATTTCTAAGGATTCCTTAGTTTCATATCAATGTCCTTAATAACATGTCAAGATCACAATCCAGAACATGCCACTCACTTGAAGAAAATTATTACAAGAAGCACTATCAAATGAGAGTCAAAGATAAATAGAGAATATTGACCCACTGTTGCAGAACATCACATTCAAACAATCACTCTACACCAAGGAAAATGCAGGTCTAGTTTCTGACACATCTGAAGTCTTTTTCATAAACACTGTTTAAAAAGGAAATCAAAACCCACTTTCAAAGAAAAGTTAATGTGCAATTACGTGCATACTGGATACACAAAATTCATTTAAATACAAAATTCATTCTGTACATTTAAATGAAAGAGTGTGCAGTACAAGCTTGATCCCACAGTAAAATAATATTCATCTTAAATGTTAACCAAAGGTTTGTctgactttttttgttgtttacatTGTGAGGGGGAAAGAAAACTACCAAACGTTGCTCGAATAAAATGTTTTTCCAACATCACAGTGTTAATTGTAAACCCAGAGATTCTATTTTAGCATATGAAAAGATTTATCTCCCCAAGCATCATAGAATACCAtgtgaaatgaaataaatgaataaataaaaataaaaagcaatgttAGACAAATTTTTCTTCTATAGAGGCCAAGTCTTTAGCCTTCATAAAAGTTAGGATCAATACCCTTACCAACATGAGTGGAACAAAAAAGTGCTCCCAAAATAATATCTGTGACAAacttggcacacacacacacacatatatatatatgtatatatataaatatctagCTATACAGTTTTGCTTGTAAGGACCCTATGTATTCCTAGTTTATTTCCTACTTCAAGTATTCAGTTGCAGAATTAAGGTAAAGACCTGACTGTAAGAGACACAGAGGGCACGATCCGCCAGGAAATTCTCCTGTGCAAAGCCCTGTAAGATAAAAGAGAGCTTCAGAAGAGCTCTTGGTTGTGTCCTTGCGCCCTTCCCATTCATTTGAATGGTGATTGTTGAGGAGAAAATCCCGGCTGATGGTGTCCAGCCATTTGCGCCTTACTAGGACAACAAATTTGTCACAAGAAACAGAGTTTATTGTCCAAGTTCACAAGTGCAACATTTGTCATATGTGCTAAAGAAACTCCCAGgagctttgctttttttttttttttttaagaaaaaagaaataaaaaaaaatccaaaaggtTCAAAATTCTATCAATAGTTAAAAGACAAATTTTCAAAACATGTATGAACATGGATTATCTATGCTATATAGATTTTATACAGATTTATTCTATTTACTAATTAACATCCAGCAGGAATTCTGCTTGCATTAAGTGGCTCTTTAATTTTATCAAGAATGATGGTCCCCCTAACTAAATGATTTGCGTTCTAGACAAATAATACTTTCCAGGGGGTTAATATGTATGGCTCATAAAGATGGTCAGGGTTAATTGCACCAAATACTCAAAAATAatgacattttttttctaaattcagTGCAATATTTTAGGAACATCCTGTTTATAATCTTTTTTTTCTCTACAGCAGCGAAGAAACAAAACATTACTAAGAATTAAGGCCACATATGTTTAATTTTGCAGGGAAGTTAATCCACCAACAACTGCTGCAATGAAATTTCCATGCACTTTAACAAAGCTTGGCACACATCTCATTCAAATGAAAAGTTTCATAACAGCAGTATTTGGGGTGGCACACATATCCTTTGTCTTTCAGAACTACAGGTAGTCGATATCCACACTTTTATAAGTGAGGATCTGCTTTTCCAAAGACATGTACTGGTAAAATAACTGAACCCTCCTATGCACATGTAAGCCAGATCTAATGGAAATGCTCACTTTCACTTTGGGGAAATAGCAGAAGTTTCATTATCAATAATATTTAATCACTACAAATAACACCTGCAGTTATTTTACTGACATTTTACCCTGGCATGTGCTTTAACAAGTTTATATTTTTCAGAATTTTGTTTCGCTATAGATCATTTAAAATTATCTCCTCATTCgctgttttcttttttgtcattgttgtttaacatctaaaATACATAATAAACAATGATAGGTATTGTTTCACTGTTCAGAAAACAATGATGAATGGTCCCTTCCATTAAAGGAGACCCAATGCATATATTGAAAGATCACAAGATTCTTATTTTCATAAAAATGAAGAGTCCCAGCTTTTATATTAAATACTGGTGTGCATTTAGATGATAAAAGTTTGACACATCTTTACAGATGCTTATGTATACTAACACATGTACACATGCTTTCTCAAGCTTTTATCATCCAGGCATACATCAATCACTGCATATAAATAATTTCTAATTAATTTAGATGCCCCATGCATTGTCAGAGACACACACCATATTTTCATATGCCTACAGTTATTAGTACCAAAAATTGATTTCATTTCCAACCTGGCCCAGAGCTTAATATTGGTTACACTATCAAAATGTGATAGGCTTGATTACCAGTAAAGATAAGAAACAGAGGAGGGCAAAAGGCTACATTTTTATTACCCTGAAAAGCCCACATTATTGGGGGTACAATTAATGCTGACACCATTATGTAACAGCTTGCTATTACCAGTAATAAGCTAATACTTGAATAACTGATACTTCAGAAGTTACTAGCCAGAATCAGCAGATAATGATACTGCAGCTAGTGGAACCTGAATTATATATTAAAATTAATACAAATCTATCAAATTAAAGGTCCTGTTTCAACGAACTTCATTTCATATTGTTAAGAACAGATGGTAATTGTTAAAACAAAAAGAATAATTAATAAGACCCCATTAAAGGAAATGAAGTTTTTGTAATTTCCAATTGAGTCCCCTTCATTATTTTCTGAAGTATCTGACTTTGTAATAGATTACAAGAAATAATGGAGAAGACATTCATTTATGCAGCATATTGTTTGATGGCAATATTCACACATCCCACTCATTCGTGTGATCTTTCTGGGAGTGTGTTCCAACTGTGGTGATTGCAATCAGAGTTCCACTGCAGTGAATATCCTCATCGTCCTCTTCTCCATCATCCTGCAGTGCTGTATTTTTCCCCTGCTTTTTTCGCCAGCTCCTCTGATAACtgtaacaaatttttaaaaatcagactaTTAGAATGATAAAAAATGCTCATGGATATTTAAGAAAGGAACCATGCAGTAGCTCTCAGAGCCAGATTCAACACTCTGCCTTGTTTGTGCCACCAAGTAGTAATGTCCAAGGCAGGGCCTTGTTTATGGTGGTATCTGCATTGTGAAACAGACTTCCAATGGACGCCTACCAAGGTGGAAAGTTTCCAGAATGTTCAATTGACTGTTGCCTCCTAGTCTACCCGTAGTTTATTGGtaccatttttaatttaaaattattttatatcacTTGCCATGCAGCACTGTGGTTTATACTGGATTATGTATTGCTTTAATTTTAAGAAATTGCCTCCTCAAAGGTAGGTCCATTGACGATCTTGGCATGATCAGCCATTGCCCCATTTATCTGTAAAGAAGATCTATAGACTGTAGTCTTCTTCTGCAGAAAGGGCCAAAGTGCCTTATATAGTGCCCATTCTTAGTACAATTGGTAGATTTGGACATTGGCATAGAAGCATTGGGAGGAAAGACTGAATCATCCATGAGTTTGTTTAAACTAGCCATTGAGTCCTAGTGGTATTTGTTGGAATCCcaaatgtttgtttattatttatttatcaaatttctctctgggaactcagtcccactgagttcaatgggaacatttctaaataaaggaaaaggaacaatcctgtttcccacagaaaAACTGCTTCTGAGGGACAGGGGACCTTTGGAAATATAGTGGAATGTAGTGTGGGGAGAAGTAACTTACACAGAGATAACACTATTGCACAAGGATCTGTGGAAGAAATCATGGAAGGAGGTTTGATTTCTGCTATTTTTGTTCAAACTTCTTTCCCCATACATTTCATCTTATTCTGTTCCCAAGTGTCCAGCACAGGAGCAGCTTTTGGGAATGAGTCATAGAAACTGCAGGAAGAAGAGACGGGGGACAGATCCAGTCCATAAATTTCTGTTCACCATTTGAAGGATCCATGTTCATTTCAAATACTCATAGTTTGACAGTGTTTCATATTAGCTTACAAGAaatttgaggggtttttttaaaaaaagagaagacaaCAATCTATTCAATTATTATAGGCTACATGTTAGGGCCTTGTGCTTTATGGGAAAACAATTTGTATCGTCCTAACTAGCTGTGCCAAAATGTAGAATTAAGTTGTAGCATTTTTTATTCATTGCACAATAATGTGTATTCCTTCAGTACTATACTTGGAAATCCTATTTGGAATGCTTTTTACTTTACATCATATTGgatgaaaatataaaacaaatcCTTTCCAGTTTAAAAGCATATTACGTTTGCTCAGTATGTGGTTCAACATCTTTTCACTGGTTCCTAATAATTTACTACATCTCTAATTTAATTATTACCACTATACCCCCAAGGTCACATTTTcgctcttttatttctttgtaatCAATCTAATCCTGACTAAAAATTTCAAATTCTGCAAAAACTAATATATCacaatactactactactttacATTTTACTTCCGtgtagttaattttttttaaaaaaatcaatggagTTATTTTTAATTAGAATTATGCATCCACCATACACTTTTATTTACACTGAATACATAATTTCTACAATTAGGCACAGCAGTAAGACAGGGCAGTACGACAGAGCAGTAAGACCCCAGCTGTTGGGTCCTAATCCAACTCTCTTTGAAGCTAATGGAGACATTCCCATTGATTTATTTTAACTTTTGATCAAACTCTGGCCCAGGAAGAAATTATTTTGACAACGTTGGAAAGTTTGGGAGTTCCTGAAGTAGATCATGTTACTAGTTTTGGgatataaaatctttgcgaactTTTAATAACAACCATTAAGTTGAAGTTGCATTTTGTGAACTGTACTTAACTTCCATTCTTCAGTGCATGGAGAATAACACAGAGAGATGACGTAGGCATCATCCATCTAAATTGGTAAAAAGCATGTGTTTCAGTCAAAGGTGCTTAGAATAATCTATGTCTCTTTCCCTTGTATCAGGGTTGAACAAAACTAATTTAGTCTTTCATTGTTCTTCATACTATatgtggagaaacaccattctgtttgtggagttaactttctatgggctgcagaggggaggggaggggccaggtcTGGAATGGAATGTGATTGAAGGGAGAgcaagtcagttggtggaggggagttggaagttgacagttggtggctggagagttgagggagagatggctctgaggggagatgtagatctaatgtaaccccaggtatccaAGGATTGGGCCTgtcctacacaacatctaattagggcaagagggagatagagtaggggtttctgtttcttttttattattccgtccgttcactgtatatttgcctgtgtatagttagaagttaaataaatgagttttggaatttatgaaggaagaaagctcttctgttccacatagtccctcaaccgcttgggcccactagcagaggagggaggttaggaggctgtcccgcctaaccaagACCCCAtatagggacagtggtggcagcaactacctggagaaaggaaagagagacagccccttcaggtgcctggccagaggcaaaaaTGGAGggataggcagagcggggtctaccagttgGAGGAAAGGTCCCATTTCGCCACACTATACAAGCTGAATTATCCTATCAATTCTCCTTTATGTTGTTATACAAGAATTTCCctcaaaagaatgaaagaaagggTTCATACAGCAATATAAACTTTCCTTTCCTGATTCATCCAACAAATCCATTTATCAAGTAATCACACACCTTTTGGCAATAAAATAataaggaaaaaatgaagaatgggTCTCTCAGTGTTAAAATTCAAAAGAATAACTGCTTTCCATCACCTTCTACAGTTTAGtgtcatttatatttttatttctttttagtaCACTCTGTTGAATTTCATGCTAAAACATACAAAACTGGTCACTACGTACAAATAAATTACATTAATGTCAAATGGAACACATTCCTAATAAATTACTTGAGGTCACATTCCGAGGGTGTATCCATACACAAGATATCAGCCCTCCTCATTGTAGTTTAGTGCACAAGCAAAAATAAGTGAAGCAGTCAGAGAGCTACGTTCATAGCTACGGTGTGGATATGCACTATgtcatctgagagccaaactaaaagtgacgtcttacacaggttggacactagtaggcttccctcaagttttgatgggaaatgtaggcatcctggtcttgcagctgtaatggagagccaagctgtaaaaccagggcgcctacatttcccatcaaaacttgagggaagccgactagtgtccaacctgtgtaagacgtcacttgtagtttggctctcagacattGGTTTGCCATAGACATGAAagcttccaatgttatatatactatcaagtgtcagcaatgtccttcaactctatatttgcaaaagaataaatggacaccaATCTGATATAAAAAATCATAACAtttagaaaccagtgggagaacatttaatcttccaggacattccatcgctgACCCAAGACCAGCAGTTCTCAAGTAGAGAAacatcaaaggaaaattacaatgggAGAGCAGGGCTCGTGGGTGCGGAGCGGGCACCAATGCAGGGCTCCCCTGAGGCGTCGGGCACTCCTCCCTGCCGCTGCCCTTCCCAGCCATGCCTCCACTGTGAGCGATGGGCGCCAGCGGCTCCAAGTCCCAGACCCTGTGGCCCTTCGGCTCGGGCAGCTCCGAGGGTGCCAGCGGGCAGCAGGCGCTCGCCCAGGCGCGGGGGCTCTGTTTGGCCACTCCCATCATCTTCACCCGCCGAGGTTCTATGTATTATGATGAAGATAGTGACCTTGCTCATGAGTTTTATGAAGAGACAATAGTTACCAAGAATGGGAGAAAGCGTGCCAAGCTGAAAAGGATCGACAAGAATCTGATACCTCAGGGCTTAGTGAAACTGGAGCACCCTCGGATTCACGTGGACTTCCCTGTTATCATCTGTGAGGTCTGAGCCACAAGGCAATGTGAACAGTCACTGTGTGCTGTCAGTGCACCTTATTTGCCCAGTTTTACTGTACCTCATGTAAACCACACTAGATAGTCACGTGTCTGTGCAGAGTGATGGATCTGGAGAATGGACACATGGTTGCCTTTAAACTCCTGTgcttggaggaggcagcagcgaCAGCACTGGGGAGGACTTGGAATTGGATAGTTATCAGGGAATAGAATTGGCTAGGCAAGTGTGTTAATAGGACCTGTGTCACATGAGACATGTTGCCTTGGCTAGTAGCATACTCAAAAATTCCCTCCATTGAGTCAGAAGTGAAATCCTTTTATCAGCCACTAAGTGATGTTTAGATGGCAACAGATTCCAAAAGTATTGAAACTACTGAGAACCGACCTGCACCTGTTACTGACCAGATGTCCTACTGTTTGAATACCCCAGTCAGTTTCTACGAAAGCTGATGATGGCATTTCAGTTTATATGCAGTTTATGAGAGTAAAGGTGAGCAATGAGCTTCTTATGTCTCTTCCTACTTTGCCACTGCCCCCTGCCATAATACAGATGAATACTTAATGCTGTACTGCATCTTTGGGGGAATAGTACAATGGGAGATTTCTGAAATTGAGTTTGTTTGCAAATTTGCAACAGTGGATCCTCCAGGGTTGAATTTGGGAcacaggatttttcttgcattacagatgctaatttccgGCATTTAGCACCCAAGCTccatcaagctaattacaacatataTTTTAGCCAGCTTCCTgatactctaacagtgcaatcctaaggagagttactctattctaagcccattgacttgaatgggcttagaatggagtaccTCTTAGGACTGCAGTATAATTTACAATACCCTCCCACCCTCAgcctggattataaggattccttcctttttccactccttgtatctgatgaagggagctctgactcccaaaagctcataccctggaaatctagttggtctttatggtgctactgctactagacccgaatcttgctcttctactacaactCAGCTACAcacctttaaattaaaaaataactgtCTTTGGGATATGAAAATATCCGATAAAATGAAAATCAGTGGCAGCTGATGCCACTGATTGCATGATGCCACTGACTGATGACACTAATGCATGAAGATATAGAAGGGTTTTTTTACTAATAATTGGAAGTTTGTAACTtccaattatttttcttttgaatGAAGACACCTGCCTAATTAACACTTTGTACCTCTAGCTCTTTCCTCTCCAGAGTGATTTGCAAAAAGACTCTGAGAATCAGGGTAAACACAAAGGGGTTAAAGGGGAAACTGTTTAATAACACTAGTAAAAGGCAGGCTATTTTTGACATATGGGTTAATGTCCATTATGTTCCAGATGCTTTCCAAATGTTTGCGGCAAGCACCCAGACACAAAAACAGATACCCATTCACCAAATCTTAAAGTGCGCTCTTCTAACCTGTTTCACATGGTACcaacataaaaggcaaacaatGATATAGCAGGGGGTGGCAGCGGGGAAGGAATAAAACAGTTATTTTATTACTAGAAAATTAGTATATAACCAAATTTTGGAACTATAAACCTACCATTAGCAATAATCCCACCAGGGTCATTTCACCATCACTATGTCTTAATATCTTTAAATATGTTTCCTGCATTTGCTCTCAGCTTTCTTTAATGGTTACTTTATTCATTATTGAGCTCACAGTATAAAATCAGAGTAATTGTGTAATATATTTC
Proteins encoded in this window:
- the LOC129329203 gene encoding tumor suppressor candidate 2-like — its product is MGASGSKSQTLWPFGSGSSEGASGQQALAQARGLCLATPIIFTRRGSMYYDEDSDLAHEFYEETIVTKNGRKRAKLKRIDKNLIPQGLVKLEHPRIHVDFPVIICEV